TATACAACCTGAGCTATCATGCCGTGGACCGTCTGGGGAACACCGAGGACGAACAGACCATCCAGATATCTATTGATACAACGCCCCCAGAACTCACAGACTATACTCCAGAGACAGCGACCACCGGCGATTCACTCGTTTTCAATGCCAGCATAACTGATAGCAATGATATCAACTCTTCATATGTCGAATACTGGTACGGCACTGGTAGCCACATCAATGTCAGCATGGAACACATAGGGAATGTGGGGCAAGAAGAGATAAGCATTGCACATACACTGCAGCCCCTGCACTATATCATTTCCGCTGTTGATGATGCTGGCAACTGGAATAACACTGGTGAGAAGACGGTGGCGATTACGGACGATGACAGACCGGAGATAACAGATGTTATCGCTTCTCCACAGAGTCAGATAGAAGGAGGTAATACCAATGTCTCGTGCGTTGTTACAGACAATATAGAAATTAAGCATGTTTACGTCAATCTCACCTATCCTGATGCATCAAATCACTCATTTGAGATGAGCAAGGAAGGAAACTCGTACTATTACAATGCCACATTTACCATGACAGGAGAATATTCCTACCATATATATGCTGCTGATTTAAGCGGCAATGTTAACACTTCTCCCGTTGCAACGTTTACCATTCTACCAAACAATCCTCCCACCCTACCAGACAACCCATCTCCAGCTGATGGTACAACAGATGCGGCTGTAACTGCTGATTTATCATGGCAATGTTCAGACTCAGATGGAGATTCACTGACCTATGACGTCTACTTTGGTACAACCGAAACACCACCAAAAGTTTCATCCAATCAAACAGCGACGACATATGATCCAACGCTGCAGTATTCAACCGCCTATTACTGGCGCATTGCGGCATGGGATGAGCATGGAGCGAAAAACATCAGCGGACTATGGCATTTTACCACCCGGACTCCTCCACAGTACACACTCTCCACATCGGTTTCTCCATCTGGAGGCGGCTCAATATCTCTCAATCCATCTGGCGGTACATACGATGCAGGGACGGTTGTTACTGCAATAGCCAATGCCAATTCTGGCTATACATTCGACAACTGGAACGGAGATGCAAGCGGAACGGGCACATCTGTCCAAATCACGATGGACAGCGATAAAAGCATAACTGCTAATTTTGTGGAAATAAATGAACCTCCGACGGTAAATATCACTTCTCCATCTGAAGGCACTACCATTTCAGGAACCGTAAACGTTCAGGGGACAGCGGATGACAGCGATGGAACAGTTCAGAAAGTTGAGGTAAAGATAAATGATGATTCATGGGAGGAAGCTACAGGGACAACTTCATGGACTTACGCTTGGAATACTATAGGTGCTGAGAATGGAAATCATACAATAAAAGCGAGAAGCTATGACGGCGAGGATTACTCCAATGTTGCATCTGTAACAGTAAACGTGTTCAACAACCACAAGCCGATGGTGGACATAGTCTTCCCGCTGGATGGTACTGAAGTAAAGAAAACGATAACCATACACGGGACAACCAGTGATGCAGATGGTGATGAAACCATACAAAAAGTTGAGATAAAGATCGGAGATGGAAACTGGACTGTTACAAATGGAATAACATCATGGAACCACAGCTGGGACACGACCACTGTCGATAACGGTGACTATATCCTACAAACGCGTAGCTATGATGGAGAAGATTATTCATCTATTGATTCAGTGATGGTGAAAGTAAATAATGAAGAAGGAGAAGGAGGTATCCCGGGATTTGAGCTCATTGTTTTCCTTGCTGCTCTTGCTGCTGTGCTGTGGTTAAGAAAAAAAGAATTATAAGGAATAAGTGCTCTCGAAAAGTCTTTAACGGGCGAGACATTTAACCAGTATGCGCGTGGTACTCTCGCTGGGCGGGTCGCTTCTTTCAACAGAAGAGCCCAAGTTCATAGAAAAAATTGGGAGTGTGTGGGGAGACCACAGGGATAGTTTAGACTATCCCGACCCTTCGGGTCATCTCCCCTGGAAAGCCCATGAACCGATGAGTTGATGTCAAGTTGGTGGTTTGCTAAGCATAATATTATCAACGTAATCACGGATAGCATCGGCATAATCAGCATAGCGGGTGGGATTGCCATCTGGCTTACTGCTGGGAAACATGACAAAGGCAAGAGCGATCCATCCAGACGGCTCAGGCGAATTCAACGGAGGGACAAGCCCATGGCTACACGAATACGAGCGAACACCGAAAAACCATGATAACGCCTGCGTCAACGGGCTAAACGAAACATCAGGATCAGTATACGTCTTCAACACATACTCCAAAACATAATTCACCGGATACCGCACATCATAACCATCCGGCGTCTTATTCAGATAAACGCCGCCCAACTTCCAATAATGCCGGGCCTGCCGCCAATCCATCAGACGTGCCGCGTTAAAAAACAAGATATGAATATGCGGGTTACCACGCGAAGCCATGTTCACCCGCAACTCAAAATTTTTACTGCCACACTTCGGACAGCTCGACAGCTTCTTAGAAAACCGTTTGCTACAATCCAAGCAATGATTAGCCTCGCCGCTCTGAGCCTCGATCGTCGCCAAATACGGCGGCATATCCTGACCCTTACGCTTGAAATGATTACGAACATTCGTCAAAAACCGGTTCAACTCAGGCTTGATGTTCTCCCACATCGAGGTTTTATCATACTCAAACCTCGCAGGATCAATCGTCAACGTACACATCACCGTCATAGCATCCCTGAAATCATCCATCAAATGACGCATCCGCTTCTCAACCTTCTCGCAATAATCATAACTAAACCGATTTGAAAGGCGAATAGCACCGTCGTTACCATCCCCATCACGACAATAAATATACCTATTCTTATCACGCGTCCAATCCATGTAAATATCAAACCGATATTCTACAAAATCCAATAGAGCCTCATTCCGCAGCTGCCGCTGATCCTTTTTGACCATGCCGAATACTTCGTTAGGGTATGCATCCGGTGGATCAGCCGGGGACACACCATATTGTTCTTTATGCCATCGCTGATACAAACTGAATAAATATTTGTCATCAACATTCGGCAAAACCTTCTCCTCAAATGCCTTACGAGAAAATTCAGAAAACGGCGTTTTATTCGAATGATCCAATGTCTCAACCGGAAAAATGTTGAGCAAAAAACCACCTCCTTGAAATCAAATGGCTTACACTGTTGCCATATCTCAAGGAGGTAACATTCAGACTCTCAAACTCACCTAGCGTATTAAAAAAAGAAAAAAAGAGGGAAAAAAAGTCCGTCGAAAATATTGTCGCTTTTATCCGGAGTTCTCGATTTTTAATAACCCCTAGACCACTAGCCCGTTTCGTAAGTCAAAGCAGGTAACTGTAAACGTGCTCGTACTCATATATTTTTTTCTTGCGATTTTATGAGGAAATTGAAATCTTTTGCGTTTTTTTCAACTGTGGAATATAAGAACGCTGAGGGAGGGATTTTCAAGCAACTTATCGAGCAGGTGTTTGCTTCAGTAAGTTGCAGTTTGAACCCTCGAGGGGCAAAGCCCCACAGGCTTTCCAGGCCTGCGCCTTTCCGAGCTGGGCTACCTCAGCATTTGTTATGTCTTTTTCCACATGGGCGGGTATGTTCCTTTCCTCATCAGTACGCGATTGACATCAACTACAATGCCTTTGTCTTTATCCATAATGTCCCTCGTCGACATGAGAGACGTTCCTATTGCTACCCCTTCGCCCTTTAAAGTTTTTAAGGCAACCACACTTTCCTTTTTTATTCCTGTATCAATCTGCAGCACCCCCGGCAGGGTCAGATATGCCCCATGACAGATAGCATCGACAGCGGAATCCCTTATCACAATGCAGGGAAGGTGGATAAGTAAATCCTCCATGTGCCTTATAATTTTTTTTATTTCCTCGTCTCCGTCTTCCTTCCAGAATATGTATGAATCAAGCACATCGTGAAGTGTATGGGCTTCGCTTTCCTCGAAAACACCGCTTCTCGTTCTCCTTAACTCGTGCATATGGGCATCGCACCCCAGTTTTTTCCCTATATCCCCACACAGAACCCGTATATATGTCCCGCCCTCGCATCCTACCCTGAACAAAACATCCCTTCCATTTATCTCCAGAATATCAAGATAGTAAATCTCCCTCTCCCTTTCCTCTCTTTTCACAGCGGCCTCTTTTGGCGGTGTTTGCCTTATCTTTCCGATAAACTGGCTGCACACCTGCATTATGCTCTCCTCGCTTTCATCACCGTGAAGACGCATAACGCATACATATTCCTTGCCTACTGAATGCATCAAGCCGATGGCTTTTGTAGCATTTGAGAGAGCGACTGGCAAAATGCCCGTGACATTGGGATCGAGCGTCCCTCCATGCCCCGTCTTATTTATGCCAAAAATGTCCCTGACCCACGCGCTCACCTGATGGGATGTTGGACCCGCCGGTTTATCAACAACGGTAACACCATTATCAATTAATTCTTCAACGCTTCTTTTGGAAGGTTCTTTTCCGTAATTCGGGTTTGTCTCGGCCTCCGCCTTTATCAATCTCCTTCGTTTTTCAATAAGCATCTCCCCAGACAAATGAGAACGGCATTATAAATTCTTTGCATGGGCTTGTACAGAAGGAGAAGAAATAGGAAATAAATTGAATATATAAACTTCTATCCTATCTGCTGCAACACCTCCTGCATTTCCATAATATACTCCTGCGGTTATTTCGTATTCATACAATCTTGCAACTCTTTCATTCCATTTCCATTCATACGGCGGGGAATAAACAACTGCTCTTGGCTGAAGTTCATATTTATGTCCTATATGACACAAGTAAAATTCGACTCTATCCACCTTTTCCATAGGATCATTAACTTCCGCAATTACAGTTATGCTCCCTAAAATTAACGTTCTTTTTGCCGGCATTAACTCCCTATCAAAAAGATAAAGATAATTCTCCTCTGGCCTTACAATGTTTATTTTGGGTGGAGAATAATCCGCACATTTTATAACCATTGCATTTGCATCTCTAGGATATTGACCAGTTCCCCCTGCAATAATATAGCTTCCATCTTTTGTCGGTATAACGGCGTTTGCAACCTCTCTATCTCTTCCTCCAAAACTTTTATTCCATACCTCGTTTCCATTGTTATCTACCTTCAAAAGCCAAGCATCAAAAAGATTACCAACGTCATATGTTTCGGTAGCTCCTGCTAAGATATATCCATCATCTGTTTTTTTGATACTAGATACATGATCACTATCCCATCCTCCATAAGTTTTGCTCCATACTTCATTTCCTTGTCTATCAATTTGTATAAGATATGCATCTCCCCATCCGGTAGGAGTAGATATTGTAGTTCCAGCAATTATGTAACCTTCTTCTACTTCAATTATATGGGCATTCATTTCAAAATCCCACCATCCGTACGTTTTGCTCCATATTTCATTTCCTTGTCTATCCGCCTTAACAAGCCATATATCCCACCCTCCGTAAGTTGTATAGGAATAAGTTATTCCTGAAATTAAATACCCATCCTCTATTTCTATTATGTCATCTCCAAACTCTGTTTTGTTTCCTCCAAATGTTTTATTCCAAAGCATATTCCCTTCTTTATCAGTCTTTATTATCCAAATGTCATCGTCAGGAAAATTAAATGAGTGCGTGGTTCCAACGATAGCATATCCCCTATCCTTTGTTTTAATAACCTTCATTCCAAAATCATCATATTTTCCACCATACGTCCTATTCCATTCTTCATTTCCACTCCTATCTGTCTTTATAAGCCAGTAGTCTGCTTCTCCTTTCCCGTAGGAATGAGCATATCCGGCCATTACATATCCATCATCCGCTTGTATAACAGAAGATCCAGCATCATCTTCTCTTCCTCCAAATGTTTTGCTCCATATTTCATTTCCTTCCTTATCTATTTTGGTTAGCCAAACATCCCCTTTCCAAACTCCGTGAGACATTATAACTCCTGCTATTATATATCCTCCATCATCTGTTTGTATGATATCCATTGCTGATTCATCGTGATTGCTGTCCCCTAATTTTTTATTCCACTCTCCATCATTGCTTTTTCTTTCTTTCACATCATGTAGATCTTGGGACAGGCCAGTTGAAAGTAAAAGAATAACAACTACGGCGATAATTACGGTAACGATAATAACTATTTTTTTCATCTTTTCACTCATCTTATTACTTTTCTTTATTTATTTTTTTCTGCTAGGAACGAGATCAAAATAAAAGAGGGAAAGGAAAGAACGCATAACACTTGTCACCGATCACCAATTAACATTGTCATAGTAGTTCCAAGTATTATCATAGATATTTTTTGGTGTGACACGTCCACCATCTGAATCAAGCTCTATACCTCGATCCTTGTAACCTGCCCATACAAGTTCAGCACAATAGTATCCATACGCAGGGTTGTGATTGTTCGGACTCACATCTTTTCCTATCTGTTTATTATTATAAACCCAATAGGAGACAATGTCGAATGGTCTTCCTCTATATCCATTATAGTAGTCGTCTTCTTTATCTTCCGCAAAACTGACAGCAAGATCCCTCTGCCAATCATACTGAACACTTACCCGACCATAAGCTACATCGGCATAAGTATTGTGTATGTAACTCAAAGTTTCGTATTCTACTCCCCCAACTCCACGATCCCAGATTGAGTTGTGGACCTTCCAGAAATAGTAGCCACTACCAGTTGCTCTCGCCCACAAAAACCAAAGTTTTTCTGCTGGTGTCCAATTTTCCCAGTGTGGATCTGATTGAATAATCTCCTTTGAATAACTTTGGCCCCTGTAGAAACATGCATGATGCCATTCTGGGATACCTTGTATTGGGTAGTACATTTCACCATAGATAACATCTCCTCTTATCTTTATTTCAGTAGCTGCATTTGTTGACGGTATTATCGAAACTGGCAAAACAAATAGCCCTGCTATCAGTAATGCTATTGTTATTTTTTTCATTTTGTCCTCCATTTTTGACCTGCAGGGTTAGGTTCCTTTTCAGCTTTTGGGCAAATGCCCCCGCCCTGCTCCGTTTTTACAATAATACAATACAAACTCTATATTTAAATGTTACTAATAACAATTTTATGATATATATATATATTAAATTAGCTTTTTGTCCCCCTCTTGTTTAATTTTATTGTCTTGTGAGGACAAAATTGTTGCGTTAGCACAACATTTTATATATCAATTCTGTATAATAAAAAACATGGAAGGATATACAACCGTTTCATTGCCAACAGAATTGCATGATCTGGTAAAAGGAATTATAAGGGAAAATCCTGAATTTGGATATAAAAGCGTGGCTGAGGTCTGTAAAGACGGTTTGAGGGAAAAAGTAATGGAAATGATGAATAACAAAAGGATGCTGAAGTAAAAAAGATGGTGTTTCTGTCCCAAATATGTGACATTACAAGAATTATTTATGCTGCTCTTTCGGATACCACCTGCACTCCTTTTTGTTCATCGGACATATATGTTTCGTTTTGCATGGAGGGCCAGCATTTTCGAATATGACAGGGCACACACCTTTAACCATCTTAAGCATTTTCCATGCGAGCATGCGAATCTCCCACTGGGCGTGCAGACAACATCGCAGTTCAAAAAAATTCAGCAAAGAGCGGGCGTTCATTGACACCATTATTTTTGTGCACGCCGCATTTGGAAGAATGTAGCGTGCATCCTCCACAGGCACTTTTTCTTTAAGCTCATCATACATATCCCATATTTTCTTTACGGCATCTTTATACTTCTGCTCCATTCCAGCCGTTTTAATGGAAGGAGGCACAATATATTCCATCTCGTTTTCCACATAACGCTGCGACTGCTGGGAGTAAGATGCGATGCGGTGCCTCACAAGCTGGTGTGTTAAGGCACGGGAAACCCCCGATATTGCAAACGTAAAGTAGGCATGTTCAATAACGCTCTCATGTCCAATTTTTATTACATGCCTCAAAATGCTTCTGAGTTCCTTTTCATCACTTTTCTTCAATTCTTCCATACTGCTCGCGGAATGGGTGAGTTTTGCAGCCATGGCGGACAGCATCTCGCTTTCAGGTGTGCATGCCAGCAGCTCGACTTTCAAAGTTATTCCCTCTCCCTGATAAGATCGAGCAGCCCAACCGGTTCATCTATTCTGTAAAGTTCTTTTTTTTCTATTACCGGTATGCCTTCGATATTTTTTTTCGATGAATACTCGATAAAGAAAACAGAATGCTTCTCGACCACTTTAGAAACATTTGATATGATGTGCGCCCTTTCAATAATTCTTCTATCATTTACGCTTACTAAAAGCAATTCATCCACAAGCTCGGATATTGCATTAAACGGGGACCTTGACGTAGGAAGGATTGAGATTCCCATGGATTTTATCATTGACAGCATGTCATCGTTAATATTTCTCTCTATCTCTAGTTCATAATTGCTTATAAATTCCATCAAATCGATGGGCTTCAAAATCTCTTCTCCAAGAAATGCACCTATTTTTTCTGCCACTTCGATTGTCGCTCTCTCTCCCATCTCATACATCCTTATCGTTCTTCTTGATACACCTGCCGCCCATGCAAGCTGCCCGAGGGAGATGCTCTTTTTCTCCCTCAATTCCTTTATTTTACTGCCGTCCATGTTCGCATATAATCCTCCTGGGGCCGCACATATGATGGGCATCACCCCCTGAAGGCAGTCATTCAGGGTTTCATATGTCATTATGGGGACTTTATAACGACAATATAACGTTTCATCTTCAAGCGGGCCGGAACTTGTCCTGTTGCCTATGAGAACCGGAATTCCATCAAGATACTTTGCGAGAAGCAGAAGTTCCTTCGCAACATCCTCACTGAGGGCATCTATGTTGTTAAGTACCTTCACCATGAGAAGGGTGTTATCCCTTCTTGCAACGAAGTCAAAGCTTGACGGCCGGATAGTGCATATCTCTGATACATAAAATCCAGCCCGTGCTAACAGGCCCATTGTATTTGCCAGCAATTCTTTTTTCATCAAACTAAAATACTACTTGCATATATAAAAAATTTGTGTGGCTTGGAATAGATGATACCGACTCCAGAAAAGGCATGTGCACAACCCATCTGGCAGGAGACATAATAATGGAGATAAACAAACATGGAATGGACATAATAGGCATGCCCCGGCTTGTAAGGCTGAATCCCAACATTCCATGGAAAACCAGGGGCAACGGGGCGATTGCGATTCAATTTGGAAAGGGCAAGGGAAAAAGAAAGAGAATCGGATATGTGAATGGGGATAGATATTGTTACGCCAAAAAAATTTCAGATGGGACAGATGAGGATATAAAAGGGATAACAGAAGGAGTGGACAAAATAGTGAGAAAAAGGGCGATGATTGAAAGCGAACAGACAAACCCCGGTCTTGTGATTTCCGAAAAAAAGCCGCCGTACTGGATATACAAAAAGGCTGTGAAAAGTGTAGTATC
The Candidatus Thermoplasmatota archaeon genome window above contains:
- the thyX gene encoding FAD-dependent thymidylate synthase, producing the protein MKVELLACTPESEMLSAMAAKLTHSASSMEELKKSDEKELRSILRHVIKIGHESVIEHAYFTFAISGVSRALTHQLVRHRIASYSQQSQRYVENEMEYIVPPSIKTAGMEQKYKDAVKKIWDMYDELKEKVPVEDARYILPNAACTKIMVSMNARSLLNFFELRCCLHAQWEIRMLAWKMLKMVKGVCPVIFENAGPPCKTKHICPMNKKECRWYPKEQHK
- a CDS encoding transcriptional regulator; translated protein: MKKELLANTMGLLARAGFYVSEICTIRPSSFDFVARRDNTLLMVKVLNNIDALSEDVAKELLLLAKYLDGIPVLIGNRTSSGPLEDETLYCRYKVPIMTYETLNDCLQGVMPIICAAPGGLYANMDGSKIKELREKKSISLGQLAWAAGVSRRTIRMYEMGERATIEVAEKIGAFLGEEILKPIDLMEFISNYELEIERNINDDMLSMIKSMGISILPTSRSPFNAISELVDELLLVSVNDRRIIERAHIISNVSKVVEKHSVFFIEYSSKKNIEGIPVIEKKELYRIDEPVGLLDLIRERE
- a CDS encoding RNA-guided pseudouridylation complex pseudouridine synthase subunit Cbf5; its protein translation is MLIEKRRRLIKAEAETNPNYGKEPSKRSVEELIDNGVTVVDKPAGPTSHQVSAWVRDIFGINKTGHGGTLDPNVTGILPVALSNATKAIGLMHSVGKEYVCVMRLHGDESEESIMQVCSQFIGKIRQTPPKEAAVKREEREREIYYLDILEINGRDVLFRVGCEGGTYIRVLCGDIGKKLGCDAHMHELRRTRSGVFEESEAHTLHDVLDSYIFWKEDGDEEIKKIIRHMEDLLIHLPCIVIRDSAVDAICHGAYLTLPGVLQIDTGIKKESVVALKTLKGEGVAIGTSLMSTRDIMDKDKGIVVDVNRVLMRKGTYPPMWKKT